A region from the Halobacillus mangrovi genome encodes:
- a CDS encoding GNAT family N-acetyltransferase, whose product MLKKRDLHDAPVLYELMSHPEVFPFVRHKAASSDEFYFITKQTIEAEDRGELISRTILDEWGQPIGTINLFDVQEGKGFLATWIGQPYFGKGYNKPAKEAFFEELFFHLDIEAIFMKIRRTNQRSMKAALKIPYVSAANEAYPEILSWVNRNEDVYDLFVITKEQYMFHYYGEQEQNEEAMEA is encoded by the coding sequence ATGCTAAAAAAGCGTGATTTACATGACGCCCCGGTTCTCTACGAGTTAATGAGCCATCCAGAAGTTTTTCCGTTCGTCCGTCATAAGGCTGCGTCCTCTGACGAGTTTTACTTCATTACTAAGCAGACCATAGAAGCAGAAGATCGGGGTGAATTAATTTCACGTACCATCCTTGATGAGTGGGGACAGCCGATCGGAACGATCAACTTGTTTGATGTGCAGGAAGGTAAAGGGTTTTTAGCCACGTGGATTGGCCAGCCTTACTTTGGAAAAGGCTACAACAAACCTGCTAAAGAAGCGTTTTTTGAAGAGTTATTTTTCCATTTGGATATTGAAGCAATCTTCATGAAAATCCGACGAACCAACCAGCGCTCGATGAAAGCTGCACTTAAAATCCCCTATGTTTCAGCTGCTAACGAGGCTTACCCTGAAATCCTCTCATGGGTGAATCGAAATGAAGATGTATATGATTTATTTGTCATTACGAAAGAACAATATATGTTCCACTATTACGGGGAACAAGAACAAAATGAGGAAGCAATGGAAGCATAA
- a CDS encoding DUF3298 and DUF4163 domain-containing protein: MRLLLIAMISFLLFNHGGLVHAESLYQIRHKDQITQDWEIHADYPLFDHLENKELQEKVNMKIVLKLKNTLRSVQREASEVMGFPILYYEESSVFKNKEFYSVVMTTNISKGDQYQSRVTSINFSDEPGGDIHALKDYVYMDRLNKEVKAQMAQDQDTFNLQNFKEVREDTAFYVNEEKLVLVFNKYEVAAGVHGTPEVEVSLEKVKKEEKTDKTYAPLPPIV; the protein is encoded by the coding sequence TTGAGATTATTGTTGATCGCTATGATAAGCTTCCTTTTATTCAACCATGGAGGCTTGGTGCATGCGGAAAGTCTTTACCAAATCAGACATAAAGATCAAATTACACAAGACTGGGAAATCCACGCAGATTACCCATTGTTTGACCATCTTGAAAATAAAGAGCTTCAAGAGAAAGTGAATATGAAGATTGTTTTGAAGCTGAAAAATACACTCAGAAGTGTGCAGAGAGAGGCAAGTGAAGTAATGGGATTTCCGATCCTTTATTATGAGGAATCGTCTGTTTTTAAGAATAAAGAATTTTATTCGGTGGTGATGACCACGAATATTTCCAAAGGAGATCAGTACCAATCGAGAGTAACATCTATAAACTTTTCTGATGAGCCAGGCGGAGACATCCACGCGTTAAAAGATTATGTGTACATGGATCGTTTGAATAAAGAGGTAAAAGCTCAAATGGCGCAAGATCAGGATACTTTTAACTTACAGAATTTCAAGGAAGTAAGGGAAGATACTGCGTTCTACGTCAATGAAGAAAAATTGGTGTTAGTGTTTAACAAATATGAGGTGGCAGCAGGTGTGCATGGTACTCCGGAAGTTGAAGTCTCTTTAGAAAAAGTGAAGAAAGAGGAGAAGACAGATAAGACTTATGCTCCGCTTCCTCCGATCGTTTGA
- a CDS encoding GNAT family N-acetyltransferase, with product MIRRLNEKDDAACQNLLSKKPAENLFIIGDIENFGYEQDFQKLWGDFNEQNELIAILLKYRSNYICYAEQEFDAEGFAEIINNDPEFKELSGLKEMTEKVLPYIKRTSLKTRTLYYAKCEKNKETTPDLSDVRLAEIADVPKIVALQDSISEFEPDNTRAESLKKGMENGSSRTFYLEKDGKIVSSASTTAENSKSAMVVGVCTDVNYTQRGYASLCMTKLCEELLSEEKMLCLFYDNPAAGSIYKRIGFEDIGKWMMHIFESIHQKA from the coding sequence ATGATCCGCAGACTAAATGAGAAAGATGATGCAGCATGTCAAAACCTTTTATCCAAGAAACCTGCTGAAAACCTATTTATCATTGGGGACATTGAGAATTTTGGTTATGAGCAGGATTTCCAAAAACTCTGGGGAGACTTCAACGAGCAAAATGAACTCATCGCCATCTTATTAAAATACCGCAGCAACTACATCTGCTATGCGGAACAGGAATTTGATGCTGAAGGATTCGCAGAAATCATCAACAATGATCCTGAATTCAAAGAGCTTTCAGGGCTAAAGGAAATGACCGAAAAAGTCCTCCCTTACATCAAGCGCACTTCACTTAAAACGCGTACCCTTTACTATGCGAAATGTGAAAAAAACAAGGAAACCACACCTGACCTTTCCGACGTTCGCCTGGCAGAGATCGCCGATGTGCCAAAGATTGTTGCCTTGCAGGACAGTATTTCAGAATTTGAACCGGATAATACAAGAGCTGAGAGTCTTAAGAAAGGAATGGAGAATGGTTCTTCCCGAACATTTTACCTCGAAAAGGACGGTAAAATCGTCTCTTCAGCTTCTACTACAGCTGAGAATTCCAAATCCGCTATGGTGGTCGGGGTTTGTACGGATGTGAATTATACACAGCGCGGCTACGCCAGCCTATGTATGACAAAGCTCTGTGAGGAGCTCTTATCTGAAGAAAAGATGCTGTGTCTGTTTTATGATAATCCAGCAGCAGGAAGCATTTATAAACGCATTGGCTTTGAAGACATTGGTAAATGGATGATGCACATCTTCGAGTCTATCCATCAGAAAGCATAG
- a CDS encoding ABC transporter substrate-binding protein, giving the protein MKKIFYGMVILAMSLFLSACGESAGADSNGEGTDEITIGYFPNINHVAGMVAEEKEMYSETLPDGTKVNYQYFPDGSAFMTALETGDIQGGLVGPGPAMNHFTSGAKINVVAAGSTGGTVIMARNGANIESPEDMAGKTFISPRVGCTHDVQFETMMKEEYGITSDRIDGKMKHVTGKPATYASLFETGKVDVATVPEPWASSIEAEGNGEVLVDTPNVAYGETLPAAVFVTSQDLVKNNPDMVQNIVDAHKQATEFIQENPEEAKQIAIKKIKDITDQELSKEVIDNAWERIDFTYDVEEKHLQDFANSSYDLGFLKEKPDLTGLVDKSFIE; this is encoded by the coding sequence ATGAAAAAAATCTTTTATGGAATGGTAATTTTAGCAATGAGTCTGTTCCTATCTGCATGCGGTGAAAGTGCTGGAGCAGATTCCAATGGGGAAGGAACAGATGAAATTACAATCGGTTATTTTCCAAACATTAACCACGTAGCAGGAATGGTGGCTGAAGAGAAAGAAATGTATTCAGAAACGCTGCCAGATGGAACGAAAGTGAACTATCAGTACTTCCCGGATGGTTCTGCGTTTATGACGGCTCTTGAAACGGGAGATATCCAGGGAGGACTTGTCGGACCTGGCCCAGCAATGAACCATTTCACGAGCGGTGCAAAAATTAATGTCGTTGCAGCGGGTTCAACAGGTGGAACAGTCATTATGGCTAGAAACGGTGCAAATATCGAATCACCAGAAGATATGGCTGGAAAAACTTTTATTTCTCCTCGAGTCGGATGCACACATGATGTCCAGTTTGAAACGATGATGAAGGAAGAGTACGGCATTACTTCCGACCGTATCGATGGAAAAATGAAGCACGTGACAGGGAAACCGGCGACATACGCAAGCCTTTTTGAAACAGGAAAAGTGGATGTTGCAACAGTTCCTGAACCTTGGGCTTCTTCCATTGAAGCAGAAGGAAATGGGGAAGTGCTAGTGGATACACCAAACGTCGCCTACGGTGAAACATTGCCAGCAGCTGTATTTGTAACTTCTCAGGACCTTGTGAAAAACAATCCAGACATGGTTCAGAACATCGTCGATGCTCACAAACAAGCAACAGAATTCATTCAGGAAAACCCTGAAGAAGCAAAACAGATTGCGATTAAGAAAATTAAAGACATCACAGATCAAGAGCTATCTAAAGAAGTCATCGACAATGCTTGGGAGCGTATCGATTTCACTTATGACGTGGAAGAGAAGCACTTGCAGGACTTTGCAAACTCCTCCTATGACCTTGGCTTCCTAAAAGAAAAACCAGATCTTACAGGTCTAGTCGATAAGAGCTTTATTGAATAA
- a CDS encoding ABC transporter permease: protein MKVVIKRILFLVVILGIWQLVFTANIFEDIVFPSPIKVAGALYEGFSSGDLINALGASFKHLFSGLSLAILFGTTIGVILGKSKQADETAGMYLIALQSIPSIVWVPLAIMLFGFSEFAVVFVVVLGGTFVMALNVRSAIHSVPPQLVRAARTMGTNGVPLFFRVEVPSSVPYFITGIRLAWAFSWRALMAGELLSNGPGLGYSLRYAQDYARMDQVIGIIIIIGVIGAIVDQVVFSKLEKNVMKRWGLLKT, encoded by the coding sequence ATGAAGGTAGTCATTAAAAGAATCTTATTTTTAGTTGTTATTCTCGGAATTTGGCAGTTGGTTTTTACAGCCAACATTTTTGAAGATATCGTTTTTCCATCACCTATAAAAGTAGCTGGTGCCCTTTATGAAGGCTTTTCTAGCGGAGATTTAATTAATGCGCTTGGCGCAAGTTTCAAGCATTTATTCAGTGGGCTATCATTAGCAATTCTTTTTGGTACGACGATTGGTGTAATTCTTGGAAAATCAAAGCAAGCTGATGAAACAGCTGGTATGTACTTAATTGCTCTTCAAAGCATTCCAAGTATCGTCTGGGTCCCGCTTGCGATCATGCTATTTGGATTTTCTGAATTCGCGGTCGTATTCGTTGTGGTGCTTGGTGGTACGTTCGTCATGGCCCTTAATGTGAGATCAGCGATCCATAGTGTACCTCCACAGTTAGTGAGAGCGGCAAGGACCATGGGGACGAACGGAGTCCCTTTGTTTTTCAGGGTAGAGGTACCATCTAGTGTTCCTTATTTTATCACTGGCATCCGGCTAGCATGGGCATTCAGCTGGCGCGCACTCATGGCTGGTGAACTATTAAGTAACGGTCCCGGACTAGGTTACTCGCTCCGTTATGCTCAGGATTACGCGCGGATGGATCAAGTCATTGGAATTATTATTATTATCGGTGTCATTGGTGCGATCGTCGATCAAGTGGTGTTCTCGAAGTTAGAAAAGAATGTGATGAAGCGTTGGGGCTTATTAAAAACATAA
- a CDS encoding ABC transporter ATP-binding protein, whose amino-acid sequence MFLQMDKVGKTFNDKEEGSFEVFSDIDLSVEENQFVSLLGPSGCGKSTLLSMVAGLETVTEGSIKLEGEEIKKAGPDRGMVFQEASLFPWLNVKENVMFPLKQQLSKQEASKRADQFLQMVHLSRFKENYTHELSGGMQQRVAIARALAMDPKVLLMDEPFGALDEQTRHILHEELMKIWQETKKTILFVTHSIQEAIKLSDRVIVMGTRPGKIIADFKIDVPRPRKRDDERVIELEKKVMNLLEGEINKVLKEELSHEGSH is encoded by the coding sequence TTGTTTTTACAGATGGATAAAGTCGGTAAGACGTTTAATGACAAAGAAGAAGGCAGTTTTGAAGTCTTTTCAGATATTGATCTTTCAGTCGAAGAGAACCAATTCGTTTCGCTTCTTGGACCATCAGGTTGTGGGAAATCCACACTGCTCTCTATGGTCGCAGGACTTGAAACGGTAACAGAGGGCTCCATCAAGTTAGAAGGGGAAGAAATCAAGAAGGCTGGACCTGATCGAGGCATGGTGTTTCAGGAAGCTTCATTGTTTCCTTGGCTGAATGTAAAAGAAAACGTCATGTTTCCTTTAAAACAGCAGTTATCCAAACAGGAAGCGTCGAAGCGGGCCGATCAATTTTTACAAATGGTTCATCTTAGCCGGTTTAAAGAAAATTATACTCATGAATTGTCAGGCGGGATGCAGCAGCGGGTGGCGATCGCAAGAGCACTCGCGATGGATCCGAAAGTGCTCTTGATGGATGAACCGTTCGGTGCTTTAGATGAGCAGACGAGGCATATCCTTCACGAAGAATTAATGAAGATCTGGCAGGAAACGAAAAAAACGATTCTGTTTGTTACGCATAGTATTCAAGAAGCAATTAAATTATCGGATCGGGTTATTGTCATGGGAACACGGCCAGGAAAAATTATCGCTGATTTCAAAATTGACGTTCCAAGACCGAGAAAACGGGATGATGAACGGGTGATTGAGCTGGAGAAGAAAGTTATGAACCTACTCGAAGGTGAAATCAATAAAGTGTTGAAGGAAGAGCTGAGTCATGAAGGTAGTCATTAA
- a CDS encoding Lin0512 family protein, which yields MDRLIFIQTGMGTDVHGQNITKASVRAVKNAIHNNSMPGIKAALPENSLDNMKVNVKLAVPYDHDQIKYAEVEEAIPYGEVNVEVHDGGMRTTSGIVLEDKDDKNDQMYIVIASVEVGY from the coding sequence ATGGATCGACTAATCTTTATTCAAACAGGAATGGGCACTGACGTACACGGACAAAACATTACGAAAGCTTCAGTACGTGCCGTAAAAAATGCGATTCACAACAACTCAATGCCTGGCATTAAGGCTGCCCTTCCTGAGAACTCTCTTGATAATATGAAAGTTAACGTCAAATTGGCAGTACCTTATGATCACGATCAGATTAAATATGCTGAAGTGGAAGAAGCCATTCCTTATGGTGAAGTTAATGTCGAAGTTCATGATGGCGGCATGAGAACCACTAGTGGCATCGTCTTAGAAGATAAGGATGATAAGAACGATCAGATGTATATTGTTATTGCTTCCGTCGAAGTAGGCTATTAA
- a CDS encoding TraR/DksA C4-type zinc finger protein, whose amino-acid sequence MDYTHYKKQLEERKHEIEERLIKQGNFGMERGLASDMASGELSQYDNHPADSGTELYEREKDIALLGHLKEELSDIQYSLNQMKKGTYGICEKTGQLISEERLEALPTARTVAEASPNQDISTDHPIEEEVLSELEDNYGRDTDDPEYNEQNAYEQVASFNQTSMTYDGSSNMDSEDGVGYVEEFEPFVSTDMNGYTGADDVKFERNVHYDKYMDHMDEAEEDQSDSAY is encoded by the coding sequence ATGGATTATACTCACTATAAAAAACAATTAGAAGAAAGAAAGCATGAAATAGAGGAACGACTGATCAAGCAAGGAAACTTTGGTATGGAGCGCGGCTTAGCAAGCGATATGGCCTCTGGTGAGCTGTCGCAGTATGATAACCATCCGGCTGACTCTGGGACGGAACTGTATGAGCGCGAAAAGGATATCGCGCTGCTTGGACATTTAAAAGAAGAGTTGTCTGACATTCAGTATTCCTTGAATCAAATGAAAAAAGGAACCTACGGCATATGCGAAAAAACGGGACAGCTGATCTCTGAAGAGCGGCTGGAAGCTCTTCCAACAGCACGAACCGTTGCTGAAGCTTCACCGAATCAGGATATTTCAACTGATCATCCAATCGAGGAAGAAGTCCTAAGTGAATTAGAGGACAATTACGGCCGCGATACAGATGATCCCGAGTACAATGAACAAAACGCTTATGAACAGGTGGCTTCTTTTAATCAGACAAGTATGACCTATGACGGCTCATCCAATATGGACAGTGAGGACGGCGTAGGGTATGTCGAAGAGTTTGAACCGTTTGTATCCACGGATATGAATGGCTATACCGGAGCGGACGATGTAAAATTTGAACGAAACGTTCATTATGACAAATATATGGATCATATGGATGAAGCCGAAGAAGACCAATCTGATTCGGCCTACTAA
- a CDS encoding bifunctional cystathionine gamma-lyase/homocysteine desulfhydrase yields MRKKTQLIHGGITGDEKTGAVSVPIYQVSTYAQDGVGKHRGYEYSRTGNPTRFALEELIKDLEGGHRGFAFGSGMAAITAVLMTFNHGDHVIFTDDVYGGTYRMVTKVINRFGLEASFVDTSDVKNIEEAITDRTKAIYVETPTNPLLKITDLEKVSQLAKSKDLTFIVDNTFSTPYWQNPIEFGADIVLHSATKYLGGHSDVVAGLVVVNSEQLAEDVHFVLNSTGGVLGPQDSWLLMRGIKTLGIRMEEIEENTRQFVEFLEELPEVTNIYYPGLESHKGSDVHQNQARGNGGMISFDVGSGEKADQVLRNVRYFTLAESLGAVESLISVPAMMTHASIPKERRGELGITDGLVRVSIGLEDIEDLKEDFLQALRK; encoded by the coding sequence ATGAGAAAGAAAACACAACTGATCCATGGTGGAATAACCGGAGATGAAAAGACGGGTGCCGTATCGGTGCCGATCTATCAAGTAAGTACGTACGCCCAGGATGGTGTAGGAAAGCACCGTGGGTATGAATATTCCCGAACGGGTAACCCGACTCGTTTTGCATTAGAAGAGCTGATTAAGGATTTAGAAGGCGGACACCGCGGCTTTGCCTTCGGCTCCGGCATGGCGGCAATTACAGCAGTACTCATGACATTCAATCATGGGGATCATGTGATTTTTACCGATGATGTTTATGGTGGAACTTATCGTATGGTAACGAAGGTTATCAATCGCTTTGGCCTTGAAGCAAGTTTTGTTGATACAAGTGATGTGAAAAACATTGAAGAAGCAATTACGGATCGTACAAAAGCGATTTATGTAGAGACGCCGACAAATCCACTGCTTAAAATTACCGACTTGGAAAAAGTATCGCAGCTTGCTAAATCAAAGGATCTTACGTTCATCGTTGATAACACGTTCAGCACTCCGTATTGGCAGAATCCAATTGAGTTTGGAGCAGACATTGTGCTGCATAGTGCGACTAAGTATTTAGGCGGTCACAGTGATGTTGTAGCTGGACTTGTTGTTGTAAACTCTGAGCAGTTGGCGGAAGATGTTCACTTTGTTTTAAATTCTACCGGAGGAGTACTAGGCCCTCAGGATTCCTGGCTATTGATGCGCGGCATCAAAACTTTAGGCATCCGAATGGAAGAAATCGAAGAAAACACACGTCAATTTGTTGAGTTTCTTGAAGAACTGCCTGAAGTGACGAACATTTACTATCCAGGTTTGGAGTCCCATAAAGGAAGCGATGTTCATCAAAATCAGGCGCGTGGAAACGGCGGCATGATTTCTTTTGATGTAGGAAGCGGTGAAAAAGCGGATCAGGTTTTGCGTAACGTACGCTATTTCACCTTGGCTGAGAGCCTTGGTGCGGTTGAAAGCCTTATTTCTGTTCCAGCGATGATGACTCATGCTTCCATTCCAAAAGAACGCAGGGGTGAACTTGGCATCACAGACGGACTTGTGCGAGTTTCCATCGGTCTTGAAGACATTGAAGATTTGAAGGAAGATTTCTTGCAAGCATTAAGAAAATAA
- a CDS encoding PLP-dependent cysteine synthase family protein, producing MSYVKDVQSLIGHTPMIELTHSEIPNQARIFAKLEFMNPGGSIKDRLGLKLIEDALIRKKLQPGGTLIEPTAGNTGIGIALAAIGRGFKVIFVTPEKFSQEKQKLMRALGATVINTPTEKGMKGAIKKAEELCKEIPGSFSPQQFNNQANPDAYYETLGPEIYDDLNGEIDIFIAGAGTGGTFMGTSRYLKEQNKAIKTVIVEPEGSILSGGKPGPHRTEGIGMEFLPFYMDPSYFDAVHTVSDDIAFQRVKELALNEGLLVASSSGAAFEAALKEAEHAKPGARIVTIFPDSSERYLSQGIYEE from the coding sequence ATGAGTTATGTAAAAGATGTTCAATCTTTGATCGGTCATACACCAATGATCGAACTCACTCATTCAGAAATCCCGAATCAAGCCAGAATCTTTGCCAAGCTTGAATTCATGAACCCAGGCGGTAGCATCAAAGACCGGCTGGGTTTAAAACTGATTGAGGATGCATTAATTAGAAAAAAATTGCAGCCCGGTGGAACGCTGATAGAGCCGACGGCTGGGAATACGGGGATTGGCATCGCTTTAGCTGCCATCGGACGTGGCTTTAAAGTGATTTTCGTTACGCCTGAAAAATTCAGTCAGGAAAAGCAGAAGCTGATGCGAGCTCTTGGAGCGACGGTCATTAACACGCCAACTGAAAAAGGGATGAAAGGCGCAATTAAAAAAGCGGAAGAACTTTGTAAAGAGATTCCGGGTTCTTTCAGTCCCCAGCAATTCAACAATCAAGCGAATCCTGATGCTTATTATGAAACACTCGGTCCGGAGATTTACGATGATCTTAACGGGGAAATTGACATCTTTATTGCTGGAGCGGGAACGGGTGGTACGTTTATGGGAACGTCCCGCTATTTGAAGGAGCAAAATAAGGCTATTAAGACTGTGATTGTTGAGCCTGAAGGATCGATATTAAGTGGCGGCAAGCCAGGCCCCCACAGGACAGAAGGCATCGGAATGGAATTTTTACCGTTTTATATGGATCCATCTTATTTTGATGCGGTTCATACCGTTTCTGACGATATCGCTTTTCAACGAGTAAAAGAATTGGCTTTGAATGAAGGGTTGCTAGTCGCAAGCTCATCGGGCGCTGCGTTTGAAGCGGCTTTAAAGGAAGCAGAGCATGCGAAGCCCGGAGCGAGGATTGTTACAATTTTTCCAGACAGCAGTGAAAGATATCTGAGTCAAGGTATATATGAGGAGTGA
- a CDS encoding S-ribosylhomocysteine lyase → MTQMNVESFNLDHTKVKAPYVRLAGVTEGDKGDKIYKYDLRIKQPNKEHMAMPALHSLEHLMAENSRNHHDRIVDIGPMGCQTGFYIAVLNDDSYDNILEVLEKTLNDVLEADEVPACNELQCGFAASHSLEGAQELARELLNKRDEWTEVF, encoded by the coding sequence ATGACACAAATGAACGTTGAAAGCTTTAACTTAGACCATACGAAAGTAAAGGCGCCATACGTACGTCTTGCAGGTGTAACCGAGGGAGACAAAGGAGACAAAATTTATAAATATGATCTTCGTATTAAACAGCCGAACAAAGAGCATATGGCAATGCCTGCTCTTCACTCTCTTGAGCACCTAATGGCCGAAAACAGCCGTAACCATCACGACCGTATCGTGGATATCGGCCCTATGGGCTGCCAGACTGGCTTCTATATTGCAGTCTTAAATGATGACAGCTATGACAACATTCTTGAAGTCCTCGAAAAAACGCTGAACGATGTCCTTGAGGCGGATGAAGTTCCAGCATGCAATGAATTACAATGTGGTTTTGCGGCGAGTCACAGCTTAGAAGGAGCACAAGAGCTTGCACGTGAACTATTGAATAAACGTGATGAATGGACGGAAGTCTTCTAA
- a CDS encoding methyltransferase domain-containing protein, producing the protein MGVEFVDLFDKWASSYDDTVSGNDPEYREVFEGYEEMLEKLAELSLSPVMEFGVGTANLTRKIINQNKVVFGIEPSKEMRRIANVKCPEAAIYDGDFINYPQLLTPIRSIISSFAFHHLNTDEKKQAIKKYQQQLDPDGQVIFIDTLFKDEAHKQQLIKDAEKAGFLNLAQDLQEEYYAYLEELREMFLEHGFEVSFKQLNKYAWLIQAKKGE; encoded by the coding sequence ATGGGTGTAGAGTTTGTTGACCTTTTTGATAAATGGGCGAGTTCCTATGACGACACGGTTTCAGGAAACGATCCAGAGTACCGTGAAGTTTTTGAAGGATATGAAGAGATGCTTGAAAAACTGGCGGAATTATCGTTATCTCCTGTCATGGAGTTCGGAGTAGGAACAGCGAATCTGACGAGGAAAATTATCAATCAGAATAAAGTCGTTTTCGGCATTGAACCTTCTAAGGAGATGCGCCGAATTGCCAATGTCAAATGTCCAGAAGCAGCGATTTATGACGGGGATTTCATTAACTACCCGCAGCTGCTGACACCGATCAGGTCAATTATTAGCTCGTTTGCTTTTCATCATTTAAACACGGATGAGAAAAAGCAGGCGATCAAGAAATACCAACAACAATTAGATCCAGATGGACAGGTGATTTTCATAGATACCTTGTTCAAGGATGAAGCTCATAAACAGCAGTTGATTAAAGATGCCGAAAAAGCTGGATTTTTAAATTTAGCGCAAGATTTGCAGGAAGAATACTATGCGTATCTCGAAGAACTAAGAGAGATGTTTTTAGAGCATGGATTTGAGGTATCTTTTAAACAACTGAACAAATACGCCTGGCTGATCCAGGCAAAAAAAGGAGAATGA
- a CDS encoding DEAD/DEAH box helicase: MNPSFEELGVSSVLIEKLKHQGIAAPTPVQEQAIPLVKKGHDVIAQAQTGTGKTFAFVVPILEKVDPAKDFVQGLIVTPTRELALQITREVEKLKPEGVQVLAVYGGQDVAKQAHRLNGKAHIVIATPGRLLDHMRRETVSLDAAQQVVLDEADQMLEAGFLPDVQEILKQTPEDRQTLLFSATITQQVQSLAKKFLREPKRVTVKSEQVTLTGIKQLVYETTDRAKQDTLLKIMSEHRPFLAVIFCRTKRRAKKLNEALVSRGFESDELHGDLSQAKREKVMQRFREAKIQYLVATDVAARGLDVEGVTHVFNYDIPQDPESYIHRIGRTGRAGGKGLAITFAAPKDKQALRDIEKLIKQKLERRSLETLSPGKRGEEPVEQKRPRRRRK; this comes from the coding sequence ATGAATCCTTCATTTGAAGAATTGGGAGTATCTTCTGTTCTTATAGAAAAATTGAAGCATCAAGGAATCGCCGCGCCGACACCTGTTCAGGAGCAAGCCATTCCTCTAGTGAAAAAAGGACATGACGTCATTGCTCAGGCACAGACAGGAACAGGCAAGACGTTCGCTTTCGTCGTACCGATATTAGAAAAAGTCGATCCAGCCAAAGATTTTGTGCAAGGCTTGATCGTTACGCCAACGAGAGAACTTGCCCTGCAGATTACCCGTGAAGTAGAAAAGCTGAAGCCTGAAGGTGTCCAAGTTTTAGCGGTCTATGGTGGTCAAGATGTCGCAAAACAGGCGCACCGATTAAACGGGAAGGCGCATATTGTAATTGCCACGCCCGGTCGGCTCTTAGATCACATGAGAAGAGAGACCGTCTCTTTAGATGCGGCCCAGCAAGTTGTTTTAGATGAAGCAGATCAAATGCTGGAAGCAGGCTTTCTGCCAGATGTCCAGGAGATCTTAAAACAGACACCTGAAGACAGACAAACCTTGCTATTCTCTGCCACTATTACCCAGCAAGTCCAGTCTCTTGCGAAAAAATTCCTGCGTGAACCAAAACGAGTAACAGTGAAATCAGAACAGGTTACCTTAACGGGAATTAAGCAGCTGGTCTATGAAACAACTGACAGAGCGAAGCAAGATACGTTGCTAAAGATTATGAGCGAGCACCGTCCGTTTCTTGCCGTGATCTTCTGCCGGACGAAACGAAGAGCAAAGAAACTGAACGAAGCGCTCGTTAGCCGAGGCTTTGAATCAGATGAACTTCACGGAGATCTTTCTCAAGCAAAACGGGAGAAAGTCATGCAGCGCTTTCGAGAAGCGAAGATCCAGTATCTTGTGGCAACGGATGTCGCAGCCAGAGGTCTTGACGTAGAAGGAGTCACCCACGTTTTTAACTATGACATTCCACAAGACCCAGAGAGCTATATCCATAGAATAGGCAGAACGGGACGAGCAGGAGGAAAAGGATTAGCAATTACGTTTGCCGCTCCAAAAGATAAACAAGCCCTTCGTGATATTGAAAAATTAATAAAGCAGAAACTTGAGCGTCGTTCACTAGAGACCCTGTCTCCAGGTAAAAGGGGAGAAGAACCTGTTGAACAGAAACGTCCAAGACGTCGCAGGAAATAG